The Elaeis guineensis isolate ETL-2024a chromosome 13, EG11, whole genome shotgun sequence genome includes a region encoding these proteins:
- the LOC105056877 gene encoding leucine-rich repeat receptor-like protein kinase PXC1, with protein MLSTSYHHHFLLLLLLLLPTFNHAVIGDVPDNDTRYFVGEQDALLAFRQAFRRLRDEPSWKGLHCLLHNYSTWHGITCLNYHVTAIDLPDFGLSGQLDDPLVLANLTELTVLSLRNNSIQGAMLDFYFNLELTSIDFSMNMLSGPISDSLLYLDSLESLRLDHNMLNGAIPPLNQSSLKALNLSYNYYLTGEIPRTATLQSFDESSYLGNPGLCGNPGPISCQNRPKEKTSSFSNGLLLAASVILSVTMLIFLARSIRDYCMEPKESEVVKEKSFQLDFSGVNVNRDNLTSEERREVVKEVRKKITFVRAGGGFDLDNLLKASADGLGKGSFGSCYKVVLDDARSIVVKRLRELSPLSSEEFSIRMRALAAMDHPNVLPLLGYYYGQDEKLLFFNFAQNGNLFNRIHGERKGPNRIPFKWSSRLSVAHGVARAMKHLHLNTKESTAIPHGNLKSTNVLLDENDVVLVCDYGLVSLVPPSLAVRRMVSYKSPDYQHQHKISKKTDIWSYGCLLLELLTGKISAHSAPEGIQGVELCNWVHRAVREEWTAEVFDAEITEDKSAWKGMVRLMEIGLWCIEISPDKRPEMGEVVRELEGILASNCDSEEDSTDRSSVSEATPTVGRGGAVGDEW; from the exons ATGCTCTCAACATCCTATCACCAccacttcctcctcctcctcctcctactcctcCCAACCTTCAATCATGCCGTCATCGGCGATGTACCTGATAATGATACAAGGTACTTCGTCGGAGAGCAGGATGCACTTCTAGCCTTCCGGCAGGCCTTCCGCCGCCTCCGGGACGAACCCAGCTGGAAGGGACTACACTGCTTGTTGCACAACTACTCCACATGGCATGGCATCACTTGCCTCAACTATCATGTCACAGCCATCGATCTCCCAGACTTCGGCCTCTCCGGCCAGCTCGACGACCCCCTAGTGCTCGCCAACCTCACCGAACTCACCGTCTTATCTCTCCGAAACAACTCGATCCAGGGTGCCATGTTGGACTTCTACTTCAACCTGGAGCTCACAAGCATCGACTTCTCAATGAACATGCTCAGCGGGCCGATCTCCGATTCTTTGCTATATCTTGATAGCTTGGAGTCTTTGCGGCTTGATCACAACATGTTAAATGGGGCAATCCCGCCACTGAATCAATCAAGCTTGAAGGCATTGAACCTCTCATATAATTACTATCTAACTGGGGAGATTCCTCGGACCGCCACCCTCCAATCGTTCGACGAATCTTCTTATCTCGGTAATCCAGGCTTGTGCGGCAATCCTGGTCCTATATCATGCCAAAACCGCCCAAAGGAGAAAACAAGTTCGTTCTCAAATGGTCTACTTTTAGCCGCTTCGGTAATTTTATCTGTCACCATGCTAATCTTTTTGGCAAGGAGCATCCGCGATTATTGTATGGAGCCAAAAGAGAGCGAGGTAGTGAAGGAGAAGAGTTTCCAGCTAGATTTCTCTGGGGTGAATGTGAATAGAGATAACTTGACGAGTGAGGAGAGAAGAGAAGTAGTGAAAGAAGTGAGGAAGAAGATAACCTTTGTGAGGGCTGGTGGTGGTTTTGATCTCGACAACCTTCTGAAAGCCTCGGCTGATGGGTTGGGGAAGGGGAGCTTCGGGAGTTGCTACAAGGTTGTGCTCGATGATGCACGGTCGATCGTGGTGAAGAGGCTGAGGGAACTGAGCCCATTAAGCAGCGAAGAATTCTCGATACGCATGAGAGCTCTTGCAGCCATGGACCATCCAAACGTATTGCCGTTGCTGGGCTACTACTACGGCCAGGATGAAAAGCTTTTATTCTTTAACTTCGCGCAAAACGGCAACCTGTTCAATCGAATCCATG GAGAACGAAAGGGACCAAACAGAATTCCATTCAAATGGAGCTCAAGGTTATCGGTGGCGCATGGCGTGGCTCGAGCAATGAAGCACTTGCACCTGAACACCAAAGAATCGACTGCGATACCTCATGGGAATCTAAAATCGACAAACGTTCTTCTCGATGAGAACGATGTGGTCTTGGTTTGTGATTATGGGCTCGTCTCCCTCGTCCCTCCATCACTGGCTGTTCGAAGGATGGTGTCATATAAATCACCTGATTATCAGCACCAACACAAAATTTCTAAGAAGACTGATATATGGAGCTATGGATGCCTCCTTCTCGAGCTCCTAACAGGCAAGATTTCCGCCCACTCTGCACCAGAGGGGATCCAGGGTGTGGAGCTGTGCAATTGGGTCCACCGAGCAGTTCGAGAGGAGTGGACTGCTGAGGTCTTTGATGCTGAGATCACAGAAGACAAGAGTGCATGGAAGGGGATGGTCAGGTTGATGGAGATTGGGCTATGGTGCATCGAGATCTCGCCTGACAAACGGCCGGAGATGGGGGAGGTGGTCAGAGAGTTGGAGGGGATACTAGCAAGCAATTGCGATAGCGAAGAGGACTCGACAGACAGGTCATCTGTCAGTGAGGCCACTCCCACCGTTGGACGTGGTGGAGCCGTTGGAGATGAATGGTAG